A genomic segment from Patescibacteria group bacterium encodes:
- the polA gene encoding DNA polymerase I — protein sequence MAKKDRLVLVDGSAVFHRGYHAIPPLSNAEGIPTNATLGFTTILLRVLADLKPKYAIMTWDKSGDTFRKDIYPEYKAHRKKQPDDLYQQMPYAREVTEAMGMPWIELDKYEADDIIGTLGRQAEKRGLETIIVTGDLDELQLIDDNTKIYTMRKGFTDTVIYDLDALKERYGVDPQQFIDLKALKGDASDNIPGVPGVGEKTAKDLITKYGSLDGVYENTHELKGKLKERIEENKDLAYLSQKLSTIVLDAPVELDLKPAEVGQYIRQHIHDLFRRLEFKSLLSKLPPEMSATPTLFDDAAPVTKARDHLKEVKYHEVTTVEQLNQLANDLSKQKVFAFDTETTSVNEITAELVGISVSFKAKEGYYIPVRHDEGEQLSLEEVVKALKPPFEDPKIGKVAHNAKFDYKILKRHGITPSPISFDTMIAAFLINPIGRSQSLDDLTYREFGIEMIPITELIGTGKSQTTFATVPIDEATTYAAEDSDMTWRLYEIMEPQLKKAGATKLAEATEWPLIEVLGDMELAGIELNTDFLQKFSSTIEKEIDKLQKAIWKAAGEEFNISSPAQLSEILFTKLELSTATVKKGKTGYSTAANELEKLRNEHKIIPLISEYRELTKLKSTYVDTLPLMVDDKSRLHTRYSQTIAQTGRLSSNDPNLQNIPVRTELGREIRKAFVAPKGRVLVSADYSQIELRVAAALSKDEGMIKTFKDGIDLHQQTAAQMANIPLEEVTKEQRYSAKTINFGVLYGMSPHGLVVATGMTRDEANAFIERYFEIRGDLKKYIEETKEFARKNQYTETLLGRRRPCPDINSNNFMIRTAAERVAVNVPIQGTAADIMKLAMIALPPKLPEGAKLLLQIHDELIVECDQSQADKVQKILKDTMENVYDLGVPIAVDTAVGTNWGEL from the coding sequence ATGGCCAAAAAAGATCGCCTAGTTTTAGTTGATGGTAGCGCGGTGTTTCACCGTGGGTATCACGCTATTCCACCACTTAGTAACGCTGAGGGCATTCCGACCAACGCCACTCTTGGCTTTACCACTATTTTGCTGCGGGTACTGGCCGATCTCAAACCCAAATACGCTATTATGACCTGGGACAAGTCCGGCGACACCTTCCGTAAGGACATCTACCCGGAGTACAAGGCTCATCGTAAAAAGCAGCCCGACGATCTGTATCAGCAAATGCCGTATGCCCGCGAGGTTACCGAGGCCATGGGCATGCCCTGGATTGAGCTCGACAAGTATGAGGCCGACGACATAATTGGCACGCTCGGTCGCCAGGCCGAAAAGCGCGGCCTTGAAACCATTATCGTCACCGGTGACCTGGATGAGCTGCAACTGATCGATGATAACACCAAGATCTACACCATGCGCAAAGGCTTCACCGATACGGTGATTTACGACCTCGATGCCTTAAAGGAGCGGTACGGGGTGGACCCACAGCAGTTCATCGATCTGAAGGCGCTCAAGGGTGATGCCAGCGACAATATTCCGGGCGTACCAGGAGTGGGGGAGAAGACCGCCAAGGATCTAATTACAAAATATGGCAGCCTCGATGGCGTGTATGAGAACACCCATGAACTCAAAGGCAAGCTCAAGGAGCGGATTGAGGAGAATAAAGACCTAGCCTACCTTAGCCAAAAACTCTCAACCATTGTGCTTGATGCGCCGGTTGAGCTCGACCTCAAGCCGGCCGAAGTGGGGCAGTATATTCGTCAGCATATCCATGACCTGTTCCGCCGACTTGAGTTCAAGAGCTTGCTTTCAAAGCTCCCACCCGAAATGAGTGCCACGCCAACTCTGTTTGACGATGCAGCTCCGGTAACCAAGGCTCGTGATCACCTGAAAGAGGTGAAATACCACGAGGTTACTACCGTCGAGCAGCTTAACCAGCTGGCGAATGATTTGAGTAAGCAAAAGGTTTTCGCCTTTGACACTGAGACCACCAGTGTTAATGAGATTACTGCCGAACTGGTAGGCATATCAGTTAGTTTTAAGGCTAAAGAGGGCTATTACATCCCGGTTAGGCACGATGAAGGCGAGCAACTATCGCTCGAAGAAGTGGTCAAAGCCCTCAAGCCCCCCTTTGAGGACCCAAAGATCGGTAAAGTCGCGCATAACGCCAAGTTCGATTACAAAATTCTTAAACGCCACGGCATTACTCCCAGTCCAATCAGCTTCGATACCATGATTGCCGCCTTTCTTATAAACCCAATTGGTCGCTCACAATCCCTGGATGACCTGACCTATCGTGAGTTCGGCATCGAGATGATACCGATCACCGAACTGATTGGCACCGGTAAGAGCCAAACCACCTTTGCAACCGTCCCAATCGATGAGGCCACTACGTACGCGGCTGAGGATTCCGATATGACCTGGCGCTTGTATGAAATTATGGAGCCTCAGCTCAAAAAGGCCGGTGCAACCAAGCTGGCCGAAGCTACCGAATGGCCGCTGATTGAGGTTTTGGGTGACATGGAGCTAGCTGGCATTGAATTGAACACCGATTTTTTGCAAAAATTTAGTTCAACTATTGAAAAAGAGATTGATAAGCTCCAAAAAGCCATTTGGAAAGCGGCGGGGGAGGAGTTTAACATCAGCTCGCCAGCACAGCTCTCGGAGATTTTATTCACCAAGCTCGAACTCAGCACCGCCACGGTTAAAAAGGGTAAGACCGGCTACTCCACGGCCGCTAATGAGCTCGAAAAGCTGCGCAACGAACACAAAATTATTCCACTTATTTCGGAATATCGTGAGCTGACCAAACTGAAGAGTACCTATGTTGATACACTCCCACTCATGGTCGACGACAAGAGTCGTTTGCACACCCGTTACAGCCAAACCATTGCTCAAACCGGCCGCCTCAGCTCAAACGATCCCAATTTGCAGAACATTCCCGTTCGCACCGAACTCGGCCGCGAGATCCGCAAAGCCTTCGTCGCGCCCAAAGGCCGTGTCCTGGTTTCAGCGGACTACTCCCAGATTGAACTCCGTGTAGCCGCCGCCCTCAGTAAAGATGAAGGGATGATTAAAACTTTTAAAGACGGAATAGACCTTCATCAACAAACCGCCGCCCAGATGGCTAATATCCCACTAGAAGAGGTAACGAAGGAACAGCGCTACAGCGCCAAGACCATCAACTTTGGTGTGCTCTATGGTATGAGTCCTCATGGTCTGGTGGTCGCCACCGGCATGACTCGCGATGAGGCCAATGCCTTTATCGAGCGTTACTTTGAGATCCGTGGTGACCTCAAAAAGTACATCGAAGAGACTAAAGAGTTTGCGCGCAAAAATCAGTACACCGAGACTCTGCTGGGTCGCCGCCGGCCATGCCCTGATATTAACTCGAATAACTTTATGATCCGTACCGCCGCCGAGAGGGTAGCGGTTAACGTTCCGATCCAGGGTACCGCCGCCGACATTATGAAGCTGGCTATGATTGCGCTGCCGCCAAAGCTGCCAGAGGGCGCCAAGCTCCTCCTCCAGATTCATGACGAATTAATAGTTGAATGCGATCAATCCCAAGCCGATAAGGTTCAGAAAATCCTCAAAGACACCATGGAAAATGTCTATGATCTTGGCGTTCCGATTGCCGTCGATACCGCCGTTGGTACCAACTGGGGCGAACTGTAA
- the rpoD gene encoding RNA polymerase sigma factor RpoD, whose amino-acid sequence MPEEKDAKYSPEIERLIQKGKEQGFVTQQEVSQVFPDAEDNLEELDELYAALLENGVQLTDQKDRLIWDNNEGENAEGAADEDYAKDIADDSVRLYLREIGRVPLLTADQEIELAKRIAKGDKAAKDAMVEANLRLVVSIAKKYIGRGLDLLDLIQEGSSGLLRAVEKFDYTKGFKFSTYATWWIRQAITRAIADQARTIRIPVHMVETINKLIRTHRRLTQELGREPLPEEIAAEMELDVEKVNHILKIKQDIVSLESPVGDDGDSSLSEFIEDEDNMTPPEIAANQLLKEQVADVLALLTPREQKILRMRFGLEDGRGHTLEEVGLEFGVTRERIRQIEAKALTKLRKHRESKKLKDYLA is encoded by the coding sequence ATGCCCGAAGAAAAAGATGCAAAATATAGCCCCGAAATCGAACGACTAATTCAAAAAGGTAAAGAGCAAGGATTTGTGACCCAACAAGAGGTGTCGCAGGTCTTTCCGGATGCCGAAGATAACCTTGAGGAGCTTGATGAGCTCTATGCTGCCTTGCTTGAAAATGGCGTTCAATTAACCGATCAAAAAGATCGTTTAATCTGGGACAACAACGAAGGCGAGAATGCCGAAGGCGCCGCCGATGAAGATTACGCCAAGGATATTGCCGACGACTCGGTACGTCTTTACTTGCGCGAAATTGGTCGCGTACCTTTGCTGACCGCCGATCAGGAGATCGAGTTAGCCAAGCGAATTGCCAAGGGAGATAAAGCCGCTAAGGACGCCATGGTTGAAGCCAACCTCCGTCTGGTGGTCTCAATTGCCAAGAAGTATATTGGCCGCGGTCTGGATCTGCTCGACCTGATCCAAGAGGGTTCGAGTGGCTTGCTTCGCGCCGTCGAAAAGTTTGATTACACCAAGGGATTTAAGTTCAGTACCTATGCAACCTGGTGGATTCGCCAGGCCATAACCCGCGCCATTGCCGACCAGGCTCGAACCATTCGTATTCCGGTTCACATGGTTGAAACCATTAACAAGCTGATTCGCACCCATCGTCGCCTGACTCAGGAGCTGGGCCGTGAGCCGCTGCCCGAAGAGATTGCTGCCGAGATGGAGCTGGACGTTGAAAAGGTTAACCATATCTTAAAGATTAAGCAGGACATTGTTTCGCTTGAGTCGCCAGTTGGTGATGATGGTGATTCTAGCTTGAGCGAGTTTATTGAGGACGAGGACAACATGACTCCTCCCGAAATTGCCGCCAACCAGTTGCTCAAAGAACAGGTGGCTGACGTTCTAGCCCTACTGACCCCGCGGGAGCAGAAGATTTTGCGCATGCGCTTTGGTCTAGAGGATGGTCGCGGCCATACCCTGGAAGAGGTTGGACTAGAGTTTGGCGTTACTCGTGAGCGTATTCGTCAGATTGAGGCCAAGGCCCTGACCAAGTTGCGCAAGCACCGCGAGAGCAAGAAGTTGAAGGACTACCTGGCTTAA
- the dnaG gene encoding DNA primase, with protein MTDVEQIKERLDVAEVVGSYIQLKPAGRNLKAPCPFHNEKSASFMVSPEKGIWHCFGCSEGGDIFKFVMKYEGIEFRQALEKLARQAGVSLKPRSSEDAKAKKQQEDLLRVMELATQYYHASLAKNRGALEYAVKQRKLTKPTIKDFEIGYAPDDWNALTNFLEKKGISQAQLKQAGLAGQKAGKSTVYDLFRARLMFPICDDQGRTVGFTGRVLAPEQEPKYLNSPQTPLYDKSRVIFGLHLAKPAIREQDEVVIVEGNMDVVSSHQAGVRQVVAMSGTAMTADQLKTLSRLTRNIKLCFDADAAGLKATERAIELSQKLPINLSVVELPSGSDPDDLAQRPAEWKQVIARSKPAMDYLLDRLADEYDLSTAQGKRQYSDHLVTSIRRLADPVEQDHYVKRLADKLDSSPDVIQRKLSQTAKTAPIAPVAEPPRPAATQTVPVAKPAKLLLEESVLALNLCYPELRLSLEDLTPAHFSDPDHQLIVETLQRVGNADLETVAARLPNQADYVKILALRGEEEYGSFAPADRSLEVFELARRLQIASNKDTKTKLSRKLREAQDKGDQQLVHTLLTQYQALLGEHDS; from the coding sequence ATGACCGACGTCGAGCAGATTAAAGAGCGGCTTGATGTAGCGGAGGTGGTTGGCAGCTACATACAGCTTAAACCGGCCGGACGTAACTTAAAGGCGCCCTGCCCGTTTCATAATGAAAAAAGTGCTAGTTTTATGGTTAGTCCCGAAAAGGGCATTTGGCACTGTTTTGGTTGCAGCGAGGGTGGCGACATTTTTAAGTTTGTAATGAAGTATGAGGGCATTGAGTTCCGTCAGGCCCTCGAAAAGCTGGCCCGCCAGGCCGGTGTCAGCCTTAAGCCACGTTCAAGCGAGGACGCCAAGGCAAAAAAGCAGCAAGAAGATTTACTGCGAGTAATGGAGCTGGCCACTCAGTATTATCACGCCAGTTTGGCAAAAAACCGAGGCGCGCTGGAATATGCCGTTAAGCAGCGCAAGTTAACCAAACCGACGATTAAAGATTTTGAGATTGGTTATGCTCCCGATGATTGGAACGCGTTAACCAACTTCTTAGAAAAGAAAGGTATTAGCCAAGCGCAACTTAAGCAGGCTGGCCTGGCTGGTCAAAAAGCTGGCAAGTCCACCGTTTACGACTTGTTTCGGGCGAGGTTGATGTTCCCGATTTGTGACGACCAAGGCCGTACGGTGGGTTTTACCGGCCGAGTGCTAGCGCCAGAGCAGGAGCCGAAGTACTTAAACTCTCCACAAACCCCGCTATACGATAAGAGCAGGGTGATTTTTGGCTTGCACTTGGCTAAGCCGGCCATTCGCGAGCAGGATGAGGTGGTGATTGTCGAGGGCAACATGGACGTGGTTTCGAGCCATCAAGCGGGTGTACGCCAGGTGGTAGCGATGAGTGGCACCGCTATGACCGCTGATCAGCTTAAGACTCTAAGCCGACTAACTCGCAACATTAAGCTGTGTTTTGACGCCGATGCTGCTGGACTAAAGGCAACCGAGCGCGCGATTGAGCTGAGTCAGAAGTTACCAATTAATTTATCGGTGGTAGAACTGCCATCCGGCAGCGACCCCGATGACTTAGCTCAGCGACCAGCCGAATGGAAGCAGGTGATAGCTAGGTCTAAGCCGGCCATGGATTACCTGCTTGATCGGTTGGCGGATGAGTATGATTTATCAACGGCTCAGGGCAAACGACAGTATAGCGACCACTTGGTAACCAGCATTAGACGGCTGGCCGACCCGGTGGAGCAGGATCATTATGTAAAGCGCCTGGCCGATAAGTTGGATAGTTCACCAGATGTGATTCAGCGTAAATTATCTCAAACCGCCAAAACAGCTCCGATTGCTCCAGTGGCCGAACCGCCCCGCCCAGCAGCCACTCAAACCGTGCCGGTTGCTAAGCCAGCCAAGCTGCTGCTGGAGGAGTCGGTGCTGGCGCTCAACCTTTGTTACCCCGAGCTGCGACTGAGCCTAGAAGATCTAACCCCCGCCCACTTTAGTGATCCCGATCACCAGCTGATTGTCGAAACCCTCCAGAGGGTGGGTAACGCTGATTTAGAGACCGTAGCCGCTCGGTTGCCAAATCAGGCAGATTATGTTAAAATCCTGGCATTACGGGGTGAAGAGGAATATGGCTCATTCGCTCCCGCAGATCGCAGTCTCGAAGTATTCGAGCTGGCAAGAAGACTGCAAATTGCTTCCAATAAAGACACCAAAACCAAGCTCAGCCGCAAGTTGCGTGAAGCCCAAGATAAGGGCGACCAGCAGCTTGTTCATACTTTGCTCACCCAGTACCAAGCGCTACTCGGAGAGCACGACAGTTAA
- a CDS encoding ABC transporter ATP-binding protein: protein MALIELKKIHKHYVTGDTETVALAEINLNINEGEFISIIGPSGSGKSTLMHILGLLDSPTSGEYKLNGDQMVNRSDKELARLRRDSIGFVFQSFNLLNKLTVLQNVMLPMAYAGLSTRKRKEKGHELLRRVGIEDKAASRINQISGGQTQRVAVARALANDPSLILADEPTGNLDTKSSAKVIELLKGLNDEGHTIVIVTHNPEIAEMTDRVIEIKDGAIVADRKAGSLKRQRKAVV, encoded by the coding sequence ATGGCCTTAATCGAATTAAAGAAAATTCATAAGCACTACGTTACCGGCGACACCGAGACGGTGGCGCTTGCCGAAATTAATCTCAATATCAACGAGGGTGAGTTTATCTCGATAATTGGCCCCTCTGGATCCGGCAAATCAACACTAATGCATATACTGGGGCTGCTTGATTCCCCCACCAGCGGCGAATACAAGCTAAACGGTGATCAAATGGTCAATCGCAGCGATAAAGAGTTGGCTCGGTTGCGACGCGACTCGATTGGCTTTGTGTTCCAATCATTCAACCTATTAAATAAGTTAACCGTGCTCCAAAACGTCATGCTACCAATGGCTTACGCTGGGCTCTCAACCCGAAAGCGTAAAGAAAAGGGCCACGAGCTGCTGCGCCGAGTGGGAATCGAAGATAAAGCAGCCAGTCGAATCAATCAAATATCGGGCGGTCAGACTCAGAGAGTGGCGGTGGCTCGGGCGCTCGCAAACGATCCCAGCTTGATCCTAGCGGACGAGCCAACCGGCAACCTTGATACCAAGTCTAGCGCCAAGGTGATTGAGCTACTAAAGGGGTTGAACGACGAAGGTCACACCATCGTGATTGTGACTCATAACCCCGAGATTGCCGAGATGACCGACCGGGTAATTGAGATTAAAGATGGCGCTATTGTAGCCGATCGCAAAGCAGGATCGCTTAAGCGCCAACGAAAGGCGGTTGTATGA